Proteins encoded by one window of Actinomycetota bacterium:
- a CDS encoding DUF4244 domain-containing protein, which yields MTVRSVPCSTRAVSSRQLHAESGSQTTEYALIMVVAATIASLALAWVRNGAVAGLLDGVLDHVRTLFGMG from the coding sequence ATGACCGTCAGATCCGTCCCCTGCTCGACCCGCGCCGTGTCGTCGCGGCAGCTCCATGCCGAGTCGGGAAGCCAGACCACCGAGTACGCGCTGATCATGGTCGTCGCCGCCACGATCGCCTCGCTCGCCCTGGCCTGGGTGCGCAACGGCGCCGTCGCCGGCCTGCTCGACGGTGTCCTCGATCACGTCCGAACCCTCTTCGGGATGGGGTGA